In Diabrotica undecimpunctata isolate CICGRU chromosome 9, icDiaUnde3, whole genome shotgun sequence, the DNA window AtcctcttcctctgttgtagattctaacagatggactctaCCTGCAACATGACCTAACCGAGAAGTAGAACGACCATAGGCAGTGTCACAAGGGGAACcaacaaaagaaccaattttCACTTTCAAATCTGCAAGAGTAGCCTCTATTTCAGGAATCTCATCACTAAAATTAAGATTGGAAGTTGACAGAACAACATTACTCCTATTTGCTGAAGCTTGCTTCAAAGAACCTCTCAGAACACCCCTTTTTTCATCAACTGTTTTTAACAATGGACTGGTTAAATGACGGACTCTCAACTCATACTCTAATTCAGGAGCTAATAGATGCTCTACTTTAAAAGCTGACATATTACACAACTGAGAGATATACAAGAGAATGAGTAAAAGTAGTATGTACTCTCTGACTCCAAGTTAATATTCTGAAGGGATACCTATACCAGTAATGTTTACTTGTTTTGGTCCAGTCGTGAAATCCAATAAAATATACTGCTACAACTCCCAAAGGAACCTAAAATTTCAAAAACTGTTATTTCGAGGTAGTGACTCAACTTATTGACTACTCCGGACTTGTAAAATATGTGAAATAGTTAactttaagttatttaaatttttaatttatttattattaatctaaaatagttatttaaccaatcaaaaccaaagcaatttattcagtctGCACAGAATATAGCAAAACAAGTTGATTTAAggtatagatataaaaaaaaattttgaattacaaaaactaaatgttaaaatgaaaatctaaaagcACAACTAGTGAAAACCATAACAACCCAATATCAAAACCAAAAGTTAAaggagatatatttttttttaagccAGAAGTGGAACAGACGCCACACGTTGGGTCTAGCCAATTGAAACCTCTATACTTCGGGAGTATTGGATTTTAGGAAGCGTATAGCTTACAAATTTCAGAAGCACTGGAAGAGAGGTGATGCAAAATACTAAAGATATGGCTAAGCTCAGAGGAACAAATTTAAATAGCCAAAGAGACACTAAATCTCAAGTGAGGATTCGGGCTAGCTTCAATGCACTGAATCGTGgcagaaatttagtaaaataatcaacaactactaAAGCATATTGggaacctttataagacctagggtacggaccaatgagatctaaaggtagaagttgaaatggaaaatcaatctgtagataactacccattaaacctggttgAGGAAGATTTGTTggtttgcatgtagcacagattttgcatttagcaatatagctacgtacagtttgacgcatcttAGGCCAGTAATAAAGTTCAGATATTCGACGcaaagttttgtaaaaaccaaaatgagctgcCGCAGGATGGTCATGAAAGgtggccaaaacctctgctctattaggagttggaacgactatcttccaatccgacattccagtaagggcatccatggaacttaagacatgtttatacaaaacaccatgttcaactttaaaatcaggaaatttacctggtacattctgtacatcatacaacattttccgataccagtcatctggttgTAAGGAAGATAAgtctaacaaattaatatcaaaagttctagagagtgcatcagcgactactacacctgaagctttacgatgaacaattttataatcgtattgtgccaattttaaaatccacctagccaaacgaggagatgggttcttcatactttgtaaccacaccaaactactgTGGTCAGTTATGACCGTAAACGAACGACCTTCAAGAAAATATCTAAAATGTTCAATACCTGTAATTATAGCTAACAACTCCttttcagttgtagtataatttttctggactttatttAATTTCCTGCTGGTGTAGgctatagggtgttcttctccatcAACAATTTGATAGAGTACCCCACCAGATGCTGTGTTTGTACAATCAGTCATCAAATAGAAAGGCTTAGAGAAATCCGGTGCTACCATAACTGGGgaatttgtgagagcctccttgattttaatgaaagcttcattagcttcaggagtccacacaatattttgtccctttttcctaTTTTGAAGTAGATCAGTGATAGTGGACAACAAGGTAGAATAAGACTTgacaaattttttgtaataaaccaccattcctaacaatcgacggacttgagtggtatttttaggcactGGAAAATCACGAATAGCCGATACCTTATCAGGATCAGTATGGAGACCATGTGAATCTACAACATATCCCAAAAACTTAATAGACTCACGACAAAAGCTACTTTTATCTAAGTTAATAGTCAAATTTGCATCAtttaaacgctgaaacaactgctgcaatacagagatatgagtttcAAAATCAGGAGTAATAAGAATATCATCAAGATAAAACTGACAAAAAGGATCTCAAGCAGGACCAATTACCAAATCCATTAACCGAGACATAGTCTGCggagcagacacaagaccaaaaggcattgtagtgaactgatacaatcctttTCCATTGACTGCAAAAGCAGTGAGCTTCTTACTCTCTTCGCTCAGTGGAATCTGTAAAAATGCTTTCTTCAACTCAATAGATGAAATGAATTTAGCGTTTTGTAACTTACTCaggatgatatctatacgaggtataggataCGCATCTCTGTTCATGGTTATACTgttaagtttacgtccgtcaaaacagacacgaaaagtccagtctttcttttttgtcaACCACAAAaggctacaaaaagaagaagtactgggctcaataatacctaactttagcatttcatctacctcctttactaggctttcatgccaggcttgaggcaagggatattgatattgcctgaagggcttGGACGAACCCacatcaatgtgatgttcgatgagatgagttttacccaacttatttttcgaagagatagaagagaatgatttGATAACATTATTTAACTGCTCTACTTCACGAGCATTAAGTCTACTCATATCTTTAACTGCATTGACATAAGAGATATTAAACGAAGAGACAGATatcattcttttacaaaaactaacaaaaactttTGTCTTTCGGTGGAGGATGAAAAGTTTGACTGGTGGATGCTTGAGCATCCAGACTCCAGAAACGTCTTCCTGGTGTTTGAGGATTTTCGACTGTATTCCCTGTATTTCGTTGAGGAGCGGGAGCCAGGGAcaacccaccccttctgtcgtttcccgaacAGAATTGACATTCAAATTTGcggacaccttgacgtccacaTCCATAACAAAACCGAATTCTAGTTTCAGAACATTTATAATACCCATGTCCTGATTGACGACAATTCCAACAGGTAATCTTTGAGTTAAAAGCAGAGACATTATCAGACCGAGAATAATTTGGTCTACCCGAATAGGACGAATCAGGATTTCTAAACATCTGCCGAATAGGAGCTCTAGACACACTGTCAGACGTCCATGACAAAACTTCTTCCAGCTTCTTACATTTTTCAGTAAGATCAACAATCGAGGGAATATCCGTAAGTGCCAGACTAGAATGGTACGATGGCAACAAATTTTTCTTGATAATCCTGACAATATGAGGTTCAGAAAGAGGAGTCTCCAGACGTTTACACAGACTAACAATctcgttaataaaaattgtaactttcTCTTGTGGAGCTTGTTTACGAGACTTGATTTCATCAAGGAGATTATCCTCGTAGTTATAAGGGAGAAAATCTGATctaagtttggcaactaactcttgccaagaagcaaaactacctcggttattgagGTACCAAGtaaaagctgaatttttaaataagtcagcagcagaagagtaacactcttcctcGCTGTTACCACGTGCTATACGCAGACATTCTACCTTCTCCAAGAAACTACCAACATTTTCATTTGATTGTCCTGAAAAATGTA includes these proteins:
- the LOC140450138 gene encoding uncharacterized protein; its protein translation is MSAFKVEHLLAPELGYELRVRHLTSPLLKTVDEKRGVLRGALKQASANRSNVVLSTSNLNFSDEIPEIEATLADLKVKIGSFVGSPCDTAYGRYTSWLGHVAGRVHLLESTTEEEDELNKSLNLRILTLEGELDFRVTPQAHSTPHNASISVNSFPFVKSAPIHKWGVHFSGQSNENVGSFLEKVECLRIARGNSEEECYSSAADLFKNSAFTWYLNNRGSFASWQELVAKLRSDFLPYNYEDNLLDEIKSRKQAPQEKVTIFINEIVSLCKRLETPLSEPHIVRIIKKNLLPSYHSSLALTDIPSIVDLTEKCKKLEEVLSWTSDSVSRAPIRQMFRNPDSSYSGRPNYSRSDNVSAFNSKITCWNCRQSGHGYYKCSETRIRFCYGCGRQGVRKFECQFCSGNDRRGGLSLAPAPQRNTGNTVENPQTPGRRFWSLDAQASTSQTFHPPPKDKSFC